In Rhodopirellula islandica, a single window of DNA contains:
- a CDS encoding GAF domain-containing protein yields MILELLSPTLDFREASRVVLEHLQSTTGLALWMITRTEDEAWIVLDRADPNHVYAVDSGDMIQWSDSFCQHMIEGTAPQIARHAQQIPKFAGSTISKKLRIGSYAGVPILDRDGELFGTLCGIDPEIQPEEFESHLPLIQLLARLLGGFLSMELQLQALQRKSDRSSLHQMVDPTTTYFNREGWSRLIQRERERANRLGRPSNVLQVDIQLTAQTDLSQVVAALKDEFGSDHLIGHIAADQFQILLEDHEMSLVIQRGRSIQDRLAIRGITSDCEAFNLKVAETAKV; encoded by the coding sequence ATGATTCTTGAATTGCTTTCCCCAACGCTGGACTTTCGCGAAGCCAGCCGCGTGGTTTTAGAACATCTGCAGTCAACCACCGGGTTGGCCCTGTGGATGATCACACGCACCGAGGACGAGGCCTGGATCGTGCTCGATCGCGCGGATCCAAATCACGTGTATGCCGTGGACTCCGGCGACATGATTCAGTGGTCCGATTCTTTTTGTCAGCACATGATTGAGGGAACCGCACCTCAGATCGCTCGGCACGCCCAGCAGATCCCGAAGTTTGCCGGATCGACGATTTCAAAAAAGCTTCGCATTGGGTCCTACGCTGGCGTTCCGATTCTGGATCGAGATGGCGAACTCTTCGGCACGCTGTGTGGCATCGATCCGGAAATCCAGCCCGAAGAATTTGAATCCCATCTGCCCCTGATTCAACTGCTCGCCCGGTTGCTCGGTGGCTTCCTTTCGATGGAATTGCAGTTGCAAGCATTGCAGCGAAAAAGTGATCGCTCATCGCTGCATCAAATGGTGGATCCAACCACCACCTATTTCAATCGAGAAGGCTGGAGTCGCCTCATTCAAAGAGAACGCGAACGTGCCAATCGCCTGGGACGCCCCTCCAATGTCCTGCAAGTGGACATCCAACTCACCGCTCAGACGGATTTGTCGCAGGTCGTCGCGGCGCTCAAAGACGAATTTGGCTCGGACCATTTGATCGGGCACATCGCCGCCGACCAGTTTCAAATTTTGCTGGAAGACCACGAGATGTCATTGGTGATCCAACGAGGGCGATCGATTCAGGACCGCTTGGCAATCCGCGGTATCACATCCGATTGCGAAGCCTTCAATCTCAAGGTTGCTGAGACCGCCAAGGTCTAG
- the sthA gene encoding Si-specific NAD(P)(+) transhydrogenase — MSSATESSSANGAASPPETPDVNLPAQETKPAAKPARDKFDFDLFVIGTGPGGEGAAMQASKGGLRVGVAERYRQIGGGCTHWGTIPSKALRYAVTSTMKSLKNPVMREMGFAASPSMEQLNRGTQAIIGRQVSMRQSFYDRNAVPIYRGQARFVDEHTITIDNGEVITAGAFVISTGSRPYRPKGVDFSHPRIFDSDTILEMKDKPGSITVYGAGVIGTEYASMFRNLGIKVNLINTREKLLEFLDDEIIDALSYHLRDQGVIIRHNETMESIEGLDDGVILRLKSGKVLKTDVFLWANGRQGNTDDLGLNSLPIEANSRGQIVVDEHFQTCLPHVYAVGDVIGIPSLASAAYTQGRAAGMHMLGRADGNLRLNDIPTGIYTSPEISSVGATERELTDQCVPYEVGQAQFRSLARAQITGETTGMLKLLFHRETKEILGVHCFGANASEIVHIGQAIMNQPGRQNTIDYFIETTFNYPTMAEAYRVAALNGINRLF, encoded by the coding sequence ATGTCATCAGCGACCGAATCCTCCTCGGCAAACGGGGCGGCGTCGCCCCCCGAAACGCCGGACGTCAATCTGCCCGCCCAAGAGACGAAGCCGGCCGCCAAGCCAGCTCGCGACAAATTTGATTTCGATTTATTCGTGATTGGTACCGGCCCGGGGGGGGAAGGTGCCGCGATGCAAGCCTCCAAGGGTGGTTTGCGGGTTGGCGTCGCCGAGCGATACCGGCAAATCGGTGGTGGCTGCACTCACTGGGGCACGATCCCCAGCAAAGCGTTGCGGTACGCCGTGACGAGTACGATGAAGTCATTGAAGAATCCCGTGATGCGCGAAATGGGATTCGCCGCCAGCCCCAGCATGGAACAACTCAATCGTGGCACTCAAGCCATCATTGGCCGGCAAGTTTCGATGCGGCAATCGTTTTACGATCGCAATGCGGTTCCGATTTATCGTGGGCAAGCACGCTTTGTCGATGAGCACACGATCACCATCGACAATGGCGAGGTGATCACTGCCGGAGCGTTTGTGATCTCGACCGGATCACGGCCTTACCGTCCCAAAGGGGTCGACTTTTCGCATCCCAGAATCTTCGACAGCGACACGATTTTGGAGATGAAGGACAAACCCGGTTCGATCACCGTTTATGGCGCTGGTGTGATCGGGACGGAATACGCCTCAATGTTTCGCAACTTGGGGATCAAGGTCAACTTGATCAACACGCGCGAAAAACTGCTCGAGTTCTTGGACGATGAGATCATTGATGCGTTGTCGTATCACTTGCGTGACCAGGGAGTGATCATTCGTCACAACGAGACGATGGAGAGCATCGAGGGGCTGGATGACGGCGTGATTTTGCGTCTCAAAAGTGGCAAGGTTCTCAAGACCGACGTATTCCTGTGGGCCAATGGTCGGCAGGGGAACACGGATGATCTGGGGTTGAACAGCCTTCCGATCGAGGCCAACAGCCGCGGCCAAATTGTGGTCGACGAGCATTTTCAAACTTGTTTGCCGCACGTCTATGCGGTGGGTGATGTGATCGGAATTCCGTCGCTTGCCAGTGCGGCTTACACGCAGGGTCGGGCTGCGGGGATGCATATGTTGGGTCGGGCTGACGGCAACCTACGGCTCAATGACATTCCCACGGGAATCTACACGAGTCCTGAAATCAGCTCGGTTGGTGCGACGGAACGTGAGTTGACCGATCAGTGTGTGCCTTATGAGGTCGGCCAGGCTCAGTTCCGTTCGCTGGCCCGTGCTCAGATCACGGGTGAAACCACCGGGATGCTGAAATTGTTGTTCCATCGGGAGACCAAAGAGATCCTGGGGGTCCATTGCTTTGGCGCCAACGCATCGGAGATCGTGCACATTGGTCAAGCGATCATGAATCAACCCGGGCGTCAGAACACGATCGATTACTTCATTGAGACCACATTCAATTACCCGACCATGGCGGAGGCCTATCGGGTCGCGGCTCTCAACGGGATCAACCGGCTTTTTTGA
- a CDS encoding serine/threonine-protein kinase produces the protein MGDYQVLRRLGSGGMADVYAAKHLKLRRDAALKVLRRTPQTSQEDLRRFEREAQAAACLNHPSIVQVYEIGDHQGTHFIAQELIDGSNLKQCLQQSGQFTAKEGIEILRCVTEALVVAHSAGVTHRDIKPENIMRSGEGAIKVTDFGLARVLSNTDASAVDLTRAGLTLGTPRYMSPEQIQGHKVDGRSDLYSLGVTLYHLLAGQPPFDAEEPLALAVKHLHEMPQPLDHTRGSADLPPWLVATIMRLLRKTPDERFASAMELLDVIRANVAPSESSLKAIPASNGSGSSTTLESGRSSAAVNYLGSTSATIQLQRVTDAIADDRRYDFMRWVGVIGLALLAALAGWGISNLTKAPSVSQSIGAPLVARASTIQDQYWQAISLNSVPAWKAVAEYFPKDDIDSKEEIYHLKAALQLTRLLMDENRWREASEALASVEQSGNTSRLYRALALVMRYQIQMEIGARREASQTKTNLRNLVEELKNDQSAALETFRALVPLSERLELGLDEPAVIDGPSPRRPV, from the coding sequence GTGGGTGACTACCAGGTCTTGCGCCGCTTGGGCAGCGGAGGCATGGCCGATGTGTATGCAGCCAAACATTTGAAATTGCGGCGTGATGCGGCCTTGAAAGTGCTGCGTCGCACACCACAAACCAGCCAAGAAGATCTGAGACGCTTTGAACGCGAGGCACAAGCCGCCGCTTGTTTGAATCACCCCAGCATTGTGCAGGTCTATGAGATCGGCGATCACCAAGGCACGCACTTCATCGCTCAAGAATTGATCGATGGCTCCAACCTGAAACAGTGCCTGCAACAATCCGGTCAATTCACAGCGAAAGAAGGGATTGAGATCCTCCGCTGCGTGACAGAAGCCTTGGTGGTGGCTCACTCGGCAGGAGTCACCCATCGCGATATCAAACCCGAAAACATCATGCGATCGGGCGAGGGTGCGATCAAAGTCACGGACTTCGGTTTGGCTCGCGTGCTGTCCAACACAGATGCCAGCGCGGTGGATCTGACCCGGGCTGGATTGACGCTCGGGACACCTCGCTACATGAGCCCCGAACAAATCCAAGGGCACAAAGTCGACGGAAGAAGCGATCTGTATTCGCTCGGCGTGACGCTTTACCACCTGTTGGCCGGCCAACCACCATTTGACGCAGAAGAACCGCTGGCGCTCGCGGTCAAGCACCTCCACGAGATGCCGCAACCGCTTGATCACACTCGTGGATCCGCCGACCTCCCGCCGTGGTTGGTCGCGACGATCATGCGTTTGCTTCGCAAAACGCCCGACGAACGCTTTGCTTCCGCGATGGAATTGTTGGACGTCATTCGGGCCAACGTGGCACCATCAGAATCCAGTCTCAAGGCGATCCCAGCGAGCAACGGCTCCGGGTCCTCCACAACCCTGGAATCGGGGCGTTCCTCCGCAGCGGTCAACTACCTCGGATCCACCTCCGCCACCATTCAGTTGCAACGTGTCACCGACGCAATTGCCGATGACCGACGATACGATTTCATGCGCTGGGTCGGCGTGATCGGCTTGGCACTCCTCGCCGCGCTGGCGGGCTGGGGAATCTCCAATCTCACCAAAGCTCCCTCGGTCTCTCAATCGATTGGGGCCCCCTTGGTCGCCCGTGCGTCCACCATCCAAGACCAGTACTGGCAAGCGATCTCGCTCAATAGCGTGCCCGCTTGGAAGGCGGTGGCAGAGTACTTCCCGAAGGATGACATCGATTCCAAAGAAGAAATCTATCATCTCAAAGCGGCGCTTCAGCTGACCCGTTTGCTGATGGATGAGAACCGTTGGCGAGAAGCTTCAGAAGCACTTGCCAGCGTCGAGCAATCGGGCAACACGTCACGACTGTACCGTGCCCTGGCATTGGTCATGCGATATCAAATTCAAATGGAAATCGGTGCGCGACGCGAAGCCAGCCAAACCAAAACCAATCTTCGCAATCTGGTCGAAGAACTGAAGAACGATCAATCCGCAGCGCTGGAAACTTTCCGGGCACTCGTCCCTTTGTCCGAGCGATTGGAATTAGGACTCGACGAACCCGCCGTGATCGACGGACCGAGCCCTCGCCGCCCTGTCTAA
- a CDS encoding carbon-nitrogen hydrolase family protein yields the protein MLIACVQTGVHFASVDQNVDDVCQKINRLGKQGVQLAVFPECTLTGYGYESREEALDAAPTIDSAAITTLVEACQVNQLTITIGTLLRKDRDELHNSALMIDGSGLVGRYNKVHLPHLGVDRFVDRGQACDQILTTQSGCKVGLGICYDSSFPEPMRALGLAGADIIALGTNWPVAASRTAEIVPPARSMENHLFFVAANRIGTERGFEYCGMSSICGPDGVELARAKGAEETELIVDVDLEQARNKRIERTPGKHVIDRFADRRPEMYSRLADPIVTPPDEC from the coding sequence ATGTTGATTGCTTGCGTCCAGACCGGTGTCCATTTTGCTTCCGTCGATCAAAACGTTGACGACGTCTGTCAAAAGATCAATCGCCTTGGCAAACAAGGCGTCCAGCTCGCGGTTTTCCCCGAGTGCACGCTGACCGGTTACGGCTACGAAAGTCGTGAAGAAGCGCTCGACGCCGCTCCCACGATCGACTCCGCCGCTATCACGACTCTTGTCGAAGCCTGCCAAGTCAACCAATTAACGATCACAATCGGGACGTTGCTTCGGAAAGATCGCGACGAACTGCACAACTCGGCGCTGATGATCGATGGATCTGGGCTGGTCGGTCGCTACAACAAAGTCCACCTGCCGCATCTGGGGGTGGACCGGTTCGTTGATCGTGGCCAAGCCTGCGACCAAATCTTGACAACGCAATCAGGTTGCAAAGTGGGGCTGGGGATCTGCTACGACAGTTCCTTTCCCGAACCGATGCGGGCGCTGGGACTGGCTGGTGCCGACATCATTGCACTCGGCACCAACTGGCCCGTGGCGGCGTCTCGAACGGCCGAGATCGTTCCGCCTGCTCGCAGCATGGAAAATCACCTGTTCTTCGTCGCCGCCAACCGCATTGGAACCGAGCGAGGATTTGAATACTGCGGCATGAGTTCCATCTGTGGGCCCGATGGCGTCGAATTGGCTCGTGCCAAGGGCGCCGAGGAAACCGAACTGATTGTCGATGTCGACCTGGAACAAGCCCGCAACAAACGGATCGAGCGAACGCCCGGAAAACATGTCATCGATCGCTTTGCCGATCGTCGTCCGGAAATGTATTCGCGTTTGGCAGATCCGATTGTCACGCCTCCCGACGAGTGCTGA
- the rph gene encoding ribonuclease PH, with protein MNSAADLARPHDQIRPVEIECGYLESNPASVLYKSGKTIVLCTASVETNVPPWMEGRGKGWVTAEYNMLPGSTSPRKRRDRSGKVDGRTTEIQRLIGRSLRAIVDLHALGERSITVDCDVLQADGGTRTASITGGYIALSLAVSQLASNPELDPAVDPAAVLRDSVAAISVGVIGEDVVLDLDYKLDSAADVDMNVIMTGSGRFIELQGTGEEATFDDAQLAELLRLGKMGIADLTQLQAAQLRSS; from the coding sequence ATGAACTCTGCTGCCGATCTTGCACGCCCTCATGATCAAATCCGCCCCGTCGAAATCGAATGCGGTTACTTGGAATCCAACCCCGCCAGCGTCCTCTACAAAAGCGGCAAAACGATCGTGCTGTGCACCGCTTCGGTCGAAACAAACGTTCCACCGTGGATGGAAGGCCGAGGAAAAGGGTGGGTCACAGCGGAATACAACATGCTGCCCGGTAGCACGAGCCCGCGAAAACGTCGCGATCGCAGCGGCAAAGTGGATGGCCGCACCACCGAAATCCAGCGTCTGATCGGCCGCAGCTTGCGAGCCATCGTCGATCTTCATGCTTTGGGCGAACGATCCATCACGGTTGACTGCGATGTTTTGCAAGCCGATGGCGGCACTCGCACCGCGTCGATCACCGGCGGTTACATCGCGTTGTCGCTGGCGGTGTCTCAGTTGGCATCCAATCCAGAACTGGACCCTGCCGTGGACCCTGCGGCCGTCCTTCGCGATTCCGTCGCGGCAATCAGCGTGGGTGTGATCGGCGAGGACGTTGTCCTGGACCTGGATTACAAACTGGACTCCGCTGCTGATGTGGACATGAATGTGATCATGACCGGGTCAGGGCGTTTCATTGAGTTGCAGGGCACCGGCGAAGAAGCGACATTTGATGACGCTCAGCTGGCCGAACTGTTGCGGTTGGGCAAAATGGGCATCGCCGATTTGACTCAACTGCAGGCGGCTCAACTTCGCAGCTCGTGA
- a CDS encoding cysteine peptidase family C39 domain-containing protein, producing MDLEFARPDLELALAVVVVTLLTLGAYRLGCRSRTSSDRWVFVGLIGISFLFAWSFFGRLIWAEAITSSAALYWSNVTPVVLAFSAGMAGHAVDLRRRFRPAVAGILMTLAVSFVITPIARPVLFPLDWDQPREPQWMAQWQDGVYMQSNSASCAPAAAVTLLGTSGISASERDLASACLSSSLGTAPLGLYRGLSTVAHEHNLKAKVASRDPSKWHQRGQLPNVALVRFGLSGDDLQDTGFVGNVTVGHVVTVLGQTDSGRWLIGDPAVGKVSWSDEDLRKRFTGEAIYLSRP from the coding sequence ATGGACCTTGAATTCGCTCGCCCCGATCTCGAACTGGCCTTGGCTGTGGTCGTGGTGACGCTGCTGACCTTGGGGGCTTACCGCTTGGGATGCCGCTCTCGAACGTCCTCGGATCGCTGGGTGTTTGTGGGGCTGATCGGAATTTCGTTTCTATTTGCTTGGAGTTTCTTCGGCCGTCTGATTTGGGCCGAGGCCATCACGTCATCGGCGGCCCTGTACTGGTCCAACGTGACGCCCGTTGTGTTGGCTTTTTCGGCCGGGATGGCGGGACATGCCGTCGATTTGCGTCGTCGATTTCGGCCGGCGGTCGCGGGAATTCTGATGACTTTGGCGGTTTCCTTTGTGATTACGCCGATCGCTCGCCCGGTGCTGTTCCCGTTGGACTGGGATCAACCTCGTGAGCCGCAATGGATGGCGCAGTGGCAAGATGGGGTTTACATGCAGTCCAACTCAGCCAGCTGCGCGCCCGCCGCTGCTGTCACCTTGTTGGGCACATCGGGGATCTCGGCCAGTGAACGAGACCTCGCTTCAGCTTGTTTGAGCAGTTCGCTGGGGACCGCCCCGTTGGGGCTTTATCGAGGGTTGTCGACGGTGGCTCACGAGCACAATCTCAAGGCCAAGGTTGCATCGCGAGATCCCAGCAAGTGGCATCAGCGGGGCCAGTTGCCCAACGTGGCATTGGTTCGGTTTGGATTGAGTGGTGACGATCTGCAGGACACAGGCTTCGTCGGCAACGTCACCGTCGGGCATGTCGTGACGGTGCTGGGTCAAACCGACAGCGGACGCTGGCTGATCGGCGATCCCGCGGTGGGCAAGGTTTCTTGGAGCGATGAAGACCTTCGGAAACGATTCACTGGCGAAGCGATCTACTTGTCCCGACCGTAG
- the larE gene encoding ATP-dependent sacrificial sulfur transferase LarE — translation MSDVQRLADQLVAHLNEIGDLVVAFSGGVDSSVVAAAAYQSDCEVLAVTAESPAVAEWQLDWARRIAEQIGIPHQFVSTDESDRADYRRNHSDRCFYCKQTLYEFLTPIAEQRGATIVSGTNADDLGDHRPGIVAGTQARVRTPLADRKLGKAAVRQLAAHFGLENAALPASPCLASRIAYQVEVTPERLKRIETAEAWLRKRGVSDCRVRLHADELARIEVPRQELPQVLLWTQTDELVESFITMGFRYVTMELGGLSSGSQNRGLSTPELVQLSPAQILRQSDSPSPHSTVSDESFSNSTKARS, via the coding sequence ATGAGCGATGTCCAACGATTGGCCGACCAACTCGTCGCGCATCTGAACGAGATCGGCGATTTGGTGGTGGCATTTTCCGGCGGAGTTGACAGCAGCGTCGTGGCCGCGGCTGCCTATCAATCGGATTGCGAAGTCCTCGCCGTCACCGCTGAATCCCCAGCCGTGGCGGAGTGGCAACTCGACTGGGCACGCCGCATTGCGGAGCAGATTGGAATCCCGCACCAATTTGTTTCCACCGATGAATCGGATCGCGCGGACTACCGACGCAACCACTCGGATCGTTGCTTCTATTGCAAACAAACCCTGTATGAATTCCTGACCCCCATTGCGGAACAACGCGGCGCAACCATCGTGTCCGGCACCAATGCCGATGACCTTGGAGACCACCGGCCAGGGATCGTCGCGGGAACCCAGGCACGTGTCCGAACCCCGCTTGCCGATCGAAAGCTCGGCAAGGCAGCGGTCCGCCAACTGGCCGCTCATTTTGGGCTCGAAAACGCGGCTCTCCCCGCCTCGCCTTGCCTGGCCAGCCGGATTGCCTATCAGGTGGAAGTCACGCCTGAAAGATTGAAACGCATCGAAACCGCCGAAGCCTGGCTCCGCAAACGCGGTGTTTCAGACTGTCGGGTGCGATTGCACGCTGACGAGTTGGCGCGGATTGAAGTCCCCCGCCAAGAGTTGCCTCAGGTACTGCTCTGGACGCAAACCGACGAGCTGGTTGAATCTTTCATTACAATGGGGTTTCGATATGTCACCATGGAACTGGGTGGCCTGTCCAGCGGGAGCCAGAACCGTGGGTTGTCCACACCAGAATTGGTGCAACTTTCCCCTGCTCAAATTCTTCGCCAGTCCGATTCCCCCTCGCCTCACTCCACCGTGAGTGACGAGTCATTCTCAAACAGCACAAAGGCACGTTCGTGA
- a CDS encoding zinc-ribbon domain-containing protein, producing the protein MIFISTMQLTRTLERGEFFCPTCESIQGYRLRSKRTFLTLYFIPTIPISAPEPFIQCDHCKSPWDLSVLHIDERTHKKVRENQFRNEAIRSCVLMALEDEEITEPEIQSLLRISRVILNNPIEREELGRLCSVAMHSGIETQNYVMTVSKRWTMQQRLLAIQAMFLAASSGEKNISDAKVRQLGRMKDLLELTDTEFEAVIEDSLLYAGV; encoded by the coding sequence ATGATTTTCATCAGCACCATGCAACTGACTCGGACCCTGGAACGGGGCGAGTTCTTCTGTCCCACCTGCGAATCCATCCAGGGATACCGACTGCGGTCCAAACGAACGTTTTTGACGCTGTACTTCATTCCAACCATTCCGATCAGTGCCCCCGAACCGTTCATCCAGTGCGATCACTGCAAATCGCCCTGGGACCTGAGCGTGCTGCATATCGATGAGCGCACGCACAAGAAGGTCCGCGAGAATCAGTTCCGCAATGAAGCGATCCGGTCCTGCGTGTTGATGGCACTCGAAGACGAAGAGATCACGGAGCCGGAAATACAGTCGTTGCTGCGGATCAGTCGCGTGATCCTCAACAACCCAATCGAACGAGAAGAATTAGGGCGTCTGTGTTCCGTCGCCATGCATTCGGGAATCGAAACGCAGAACTACGTCATGACCGTTTCCAAACGTTGGACCATGCAACAACGTTTGCTGGCAATTCAAGCCATGTTCTTGGCCGCCTCTTCCGGAGAAAAGAACATCTCCGACGCCAAGGTTCGACAACTCGGCCGAATGAAAGACCTGTTGGAGCTAACCGACACGGAATTCGAAGCCGTCATCGAAGACTCATTGCTGTACGCCGGCGTCTGA
- a CDS encoding Gfo/Idh/MocA family protein — protein sequence MSSNANKPMRAAILGVGFMGWIHTLAYQRSQTAELVGFASRDAKKRSGDWRGIQGNFGPPGEQIDVSGMNVSENLDGLLSDDSIDLIDVCLPPHLHVDAIQQILASGKKVLCEKPLALSADAARSLLETAAPGQLMVAHILPFMPAYRFLVEAQSDGRFGRPITGRFSRTISPPDWIPDFYDPERVGGPLIDLQVHDAHLARVLFGMPTAAHCVSHKQQGVPKRYETVLDYGSPAGPDELVPVVSLAGGVIDSPARGFTHGYEVSFEQATVRFEFAAYNDDSTDTIALTVMHNDGRLERPDLGEQDPIDGFVSEMDAVAQVVAGGPMHPVLDAQLATDALAICEMQMTSPRR from the coding sequence ATGTCTTCTAACGCTAACAAACCCATGCGAGCCGCCATTTTGGGCGTCGGATTCATGGGCTGGATTCACACGCTCGCCTACCAACGAAGCCAAACCGCTGAATTAGTCGGTTTCGCCAGCCGAGATGCCAAGAAGCGCAGCGGCGATTGGCGAGGTATCCAGGGCAACTTCGGTCCCCCAGGCGAACAAATCGATGTTTCAGGGATGAACGTCAGCGAAAACCTGGACGGGCTGTTGTCGGACGATTCCATCGACCTGATCGATGTGTGCTTGCCACCTCATTTGCACGTCGACGCGATCCAACAAATCCTGGCGTCAGGCAAGAAGGTCCTGTGCGAAAAGCCGCTGGCACTGAGTGCTGACGCCGCCCGCTCGTTGCTGGAGACAGCGGCCCCGGGCCAACTGATGGTCGCACACATCTTGCCATTCATGCCGGCCTATCGTTTCCTGGTCGAAGCTCAGTCAGACGGCCGTTTTGGTCGCCCCATCACCGGTCGATTCTCGCGAACCATCAGTCCGCCGGATTGGATCCCTGACTTCTACGATCCCGAGCGTGTCGGCGGTCCACTGATTGACCTGCAAGTTCACGATGCCCACTTGGCTCGCGTGTTGTTTGGCATGCCCACCGCAGCCCACTGCGTCAGCCACAAACAACAAGGTGTTCCCAAGCGATATGAAACCGTCCTGGACTACGGATCACCAGCTGGTCCCGATGAATTGGTCCCCGTTGTGAGCCTGGCCGGTGGCGTCATTGATTCGCCAGCCCGCGGATTCACGCACGGCTACGAGGTGTCATTCGAACAGGCCACCGTCCGATTCGAGTTCGCAGCGTACAACGATGATTCCACCGACACGATTGCCTTGACGGTGATGCACAACGACGGGCGTTTGGAACGGCCTGATCTGGGTGAACAAGATCCAATCGATGGTTTCGTCAGTGAGATGGATGCGGTTGCCCAGGTGGTTGCCGGCGGCCCCATGCATCCGGTGCTCGACGCGCAACTCGCGACCGATGCCTTGGCGATTTGCGAGATGCAAATGACGAGTCCTCGTCGATGA
- a CDS encoding DUF202 domain-containing protein: MSESESDPNPEPVGDSLARKRNDLAVIRTDLANERTLLAYLRTSLMMVGTGGTLIKFFGESRELLFAGYVAIGIGAVVLLAGCIRFLQTMRRVRLDHQ, from the coding sequence ATGAGCGAATCTGAATCGGACCCCAATCCCGAACCGGTGGGCGATTCGCTCGCACGCAAACGCAATGACTTGGCGGTGATTCGCACGGATCTCGCCAATGAACGGACGTTGCTGGCTTACCTGCGAACATCGTTGATGATGGTCGGAACGGGAGGAACGCTGATCAAGTTCTTCGGCGAATCGCGAGAGTTGTTGTTCGCCGGTTATGTTGCGATCGGAATCGGTGCGGTCGTGCTGTTGGCGGGGTGCATCCGATTCCTGCAAACGATGCGGCGGGTGCGATTGGACCACCAGTGA